GGCCAGGAATTCGTCGGGGCCGGCGACGGTGAAGCCCATGAAGTCCTGCGAGAGCTCACCGACTCGTTGGGGCGCCTGATCTTGCTCAACGGTGTAGAGGCCGTAATGAGTTGCGACGTAGAGCTTGTCGTCAGATGGGTTGATGCCGAGGCCGTGGATGTGCACCATGCCCGGCGCGACGGCGGGTGGCGGGCTTTCGGGGGCGTTCGACGAACAGGCCGCGGCCAGAGCCCCGGTCAGGGCGATGGCGAAAAGGTTGCGGATCAGCACACGGACACCTTCCGGTCACGAGATCTACGTAGTTCAATAGTAGGTGGGCAGTGCGTGGCTACTGCGTGAGGTGGCTGCGCCTCGGGTGGCGCCGACCGCGGGTGACAGACCGGGGGAGGTGTCTTCATCAAATCTTCATCGGATCACGAACCGACCCATACTCGGATTGCTGAGGCTGGGGTGCGGCGGCGCAAGGCTTGCCGTGTGGACGCATGGTGTCACGAAGATGTTCGAGGAAGGATGTGCGATGCAGCACAAGCGTTTTGGATTCGGGCTTGCGGCGCTTGCGGCGTCGGCCCTGTTTGTCAGCGGCTGTTCGAATGCAACGAACGAGTCTCAGTCATCGGCGTCGAGCACCACCTCGGCAGCAGCGTCGGCGTCGGCTTCGCCCAGTGCTGCGAGCAGTGACGCTGCCCATAACGATGCTGATGTGACGTTCGCGCAGGGCATGATCCCTCATCATCAGCAGGCGATCGAGATGAGCGACATGCTGCTCGGCAAGCAGGGAGTTGATCCTGAAGTAGTGTCACTCGCCAACGAGATCAAGAACGCTCAGGGTCCTGAGATTGAACAGATGCAGGGCTGGCTGCGGGACTGGGGAGTGTCCTCGTCGACGACGGCCCCCAGCACCGCCGCAATGCCCGGTCATGACATGCCTGGCCATCAAATGCCCAGCGGAGACATGGGTGATATGCCGGGTATGGGCGGCGGCGGTATGGGCATGATGTCGGAAGCCGATATGGCTGCACTGCAGAACGCGCAGGGCGCTGAGGCTAGCCGACTCTTTTTGACCCAGATGATCGAGCATCACAAGGGCGCGATCATGATGGCGCAGCAGGAAGTTGACAACGGCCAGTTCCCGGCGGCGGTCGAGATGGCGCGCAATATCGTGTCTTCTCAGCAAGCAGAGATCGACACGATGCAGGGAATGTTGGACAAGTAGCGCGGAGAGGGCACTAGTCAGGGACGCGTTGAGCAGCCGTGGCAGGGTGGTGTTCGCTGCGTATCGGGGTGATGGGCAGGGCGATGGTGAATGTTGCGCCGGCGCCGGGTCCAGCACTGGCTACCGAGATGGATCCGCCGTGGGCTTCGATGAGCGCTTTGGCTATGGCGAGCCCGATACCGGCGCCGCCATGCTCGCGGTCGCGGGCGGTGTCTGCCCGGTAGAACCGTTCGAACACTCGGGTGACGTGCTCGGCGGTGATCCCTTCTCCGGTGTCGGCGACAGCGATTTTTACCTGGTCGCCGTCACGAAGACAGTGAAGGTGTACCGACCCGCCGGGCGGTGTGTGCCGTAGCGCATTCTCCAGCAGGTTCCCCAACACTTGAGACAGTCGTTGTTCGTCGGCCCAAAGCGGCGGTAGCGGTTGCGGGAGGTGTACGCGCAGTCCGACCCCCTTGGTGTCATAGCGTTCTTGTGCTGCTGCGACGCACTGGCGGGTTAGGCGGTTCACGTCGAGGGAGGCGTAGGACATAGACATCGCACTTTCCTCGGCCTTCGCCAGCGCGGCGACGTCATCGGAGAATCGCACCAGCCGACGGGTTTGGTCGCGCAGCATGGCTGCTGTCTGGGGTGTCAGGGAGCGCACGCCGTCTTCGAGTGCCTCGATGTAGGCCTCGAGTACTGCCACGGGTGTGCGGATCTCGTGCGCGAGGTCTCCGAACAGTTGCTGGCGTGTCGAATCGACGGCTTGAAGCCGGGAGGCCATTTGGTTGAATGCGGTTGCGAGGGCGTCGAAGTCATCGCCGAGGCGCGGCGGTGACACGCGGATGTCGTAGTTCCCTTCAGCGACATCGGTGGCCGCGGCGGCGACTTCGGTGATGGACCGTTGGAGGCGTCGACTGACGTAGAAGCTGACCGCGAGGGCGGCCAGTGCTGACACCGCTAGGGCGCCTCCGATGGAGATCACCGTTGCGTAGCCGTAGGCCTCTTCGGCGTGGACTTCTTCCAGGGAGTCCATCGGGACACCGGCACGGTGGAGGTGTTCGCGGAACAGCGGTGGGCCGACCACGGCAGCGACCACCGCGGTCGTCGCCGCTCCGGCCGCCAGCACGATGGCTTGGGCCGCCAGGAGTCGCAGGCCGATACCGGGACGGCCCGGCCGTCGACGCCGGCGAGGGGTCGACGTAGGTGGGGGAGTCACTGTCCGGTTCCCATCCGGTATCCGACACCTCGAACCGTGGCGATGTAGCGGGGGCGTGCGGCGTCGTCGCCGAGTTTGCGTCGTAAGTGTCCGATGTGGACGTCGACGAGGTGTTCGTTGCCGACCCAGGGTTCGTCGCGGATTATTTCGAGAAGTTGTCGACGGCTCAGCACGATTCCTGGCCGCGCGGACAGGGCTTCGAGAATGTCGAATTCGGTGCGGGTCAACAGGATTAGTTCGTCGTCGATATGTACCTCGCGGGCGGCGACGTTGATGCTCAGTGCGCCGAAGCGGCGCGGCGGGGCTGTCTGTCGTTCGGCGGGTGCGGCGGCTGTTTGCAGGATGCGGGGTCGCCGCAGCATGGCGCGGATGCGCGCGACCAGCTCGCGGGGACTGAAGGGTTTGGTGATGTAGTCGTCGGCGCCGACGGTGAGGCCGAGCACGGTATCCAGTTCGGTGTCACGGGCGGTGAGCATGACGACGTAGGCGTCGGAGAAGGTCCGCAATTGCCGGCAGACCTCGAGTCCGTCGATGCCGGGTAGGCCGAGGTCAAGGATGACGACATCGGGATCCAGGTCGCGTGCGACGGCGATTGCGTCGACACCGTTGCCGGCGACGACGGCTTCGAACTGCTCGCGTTCGAGATAGCTGGCCACTACTTCGGCCAGGGGGAGTTCGTCGTCGACGACCAGCGCGCGGTATCCCTTCGCGCTCTCAGGCGCGCCCAGGTGGTGGTGCTGCATGTCCCATATGGTGCCTGCTGGTGCGCCCGTAACCAGGTATGGCTGACCGGGCGGCTGGATCTTCAGCAGATCTTCACACGACTCATACCGTTTTCCTCCTGCGGTGGGGTGAGGCTCACTGCGGAGGAGGGCCTGACATGCGTTGGCTGATGGACGTGTGCCCGAACAGTCTCGGGTGGCAAGCGTGGCTGATCCTGTGTGCCGTGGTCGTGGTGCTGTGGGCGGCTGCGATCGCCGGCGCGACGGCGCTATTTAACGCCTCTCGCTGGCCGCGTCGTTCGGGGCGGCCTGACGTGCCTGAGGAGGCCGATTCGCAGCGGCCGCACCGCGGCGCACTGACCGGTCTACCTGCGCGGCATCGCGGCGATGTCAATATTCGATCAAGCGGGTGACGTAGGGCGTCATGCCGGAGGTGCGTACGGGCGAGATTTTGACGACCGACCCGGTGTAGGGGGCTTCGATCATCATGCCGTCGCCCAGATACATCGCTTCGTGCTGGCTGGCGTTGGGGCCGTAAAAGATGAGGTCACCGCGTCGCATCTGTGACGAGGGGATCTTGCGGCCTGCGTTGTATTGCGATCCGGAGTAGTGGTCGAGTTTGATGCCGACGCCGGCGAAGGCATACAGCATCAGGCCCGAACAGTCGAAACCCACGGTGTTGGCGCCCTGGTCGATGCCTCGTGACGGGCCGTTGGCGTTGCCGCCGCCCCAGGAGTAGGGCACGCCCAGTTGTGACATGGCGCGGCGAATCACGAATTCTGAGGCCTGGCGGCCGTAGAGGCGGGGGATGCGTCCGTTGGTGATGCCGGGATCTGCGGCGGCGGTGACTGGAGACAGAATGCCGAGTTTGGTGAGGAACTTGCGGCCCATGTCGGCCGTCAGCTGCGCCGAGGTCGCCATGATCTTGAGGACGGCATTGATGATGGCCACCGGGTCGCCGGCCAGGTTAGCGCTGGGCACCATCGGCAGCGTGGTGTCCCACAGGCCCCCCTTGGTGGCGCCCCCCGGCGACGTGGTGCCGCGGTCCCAGGGAGCGCCGGATGCCGGCCCAGTGCCGGGTTGCGCGGCACTGGGCGCGGCGGCTGTCGCCGCCACCGGTCGGGCGGCTTCCAGTCGTGCTTGAGCGGAGTCGCGTTCGGTAGCGAGCCGTTCGACCTCGCGTTGCTGTGCGGTAAACGTCTGCTGGGCGTCCCGGAGTGCGGCTACCGCGTCGTCTTGCCGGCGTTGGGCGTCCGCGGCGGCGCTCTCGGCGCGCGCCCGCGCTGCCGTCGCAGCAGAAAGCTTGTTGGCCTGATCGGTCTGCCGACGCAGGAGGTCGTCGCGGACCCGCTGAAAGCTGATGGTGAGGGTCTGCTGGGTCGAGGCCCCGGCCAGGATCTCCTCGGGACTTTGTGCCAGCGGCAACGCACCCGACGGCCCGTTCGTATAGGTCGACGCGGCGAAGCGGTCAAAGCGCTGTTGCGCGGCCTCGATCGCGTGTTGGCTGTCGGTAAGGGCTTGGTCGCTGGCAACAACGTCGCGTCGGGCCTGCGCGAGGGTGTCGCGAGCGGCCGCGGCCTCGACCAGGGCACGGTTGACGCCCTCTTGCTTGATCTGGATGTCGCTACCGACGTCGGCCATCCGCTGGTTCGCTTCGGCGAAGGCCGCAACCAATGAGGGAACGTCGTCGCGGTCGGGGCTGCCGTCATGCCCGGCAACAGCGGTACCCGGGGCGCTGAGCACTAGTGCCGGCATTAATGCGCAGAGACTCAGGAAAGAAGTGAGGCGCCGCATCGATCTCCTCAGCTGGGGTGAGCGTTGTCGAGCCGCGCACCTAAGCCGAACGGCACTCGCGGCATTCCTACTACCGAGCTAAGTACGTAGCACAATAGTACGTAGACGGAACGTACATCACTTTGGTATCAGGAGGAACGTCTGTCACAGTCTCGGGTCGGTTACAACCGTGCGTCACGGGCGCTAGTTTCGCGCGCCGCGGCCGGTAGTGCAGATGCTCGCCCTATGCGGTCGAGGTGAGGCGTATCGCGGCTTTTCCCAGCTCGGCAGCTACATTGGGGGCTGAAGAGCTCGGGGCGCGAGGAGGCCAGCTCGTCGCGGAGAGCGGGAGGCGCAAATGGAACAGCGAGGA
The window above is part of the Mycolicibacterium rutilum genome. Proteins encoded here:
- a CDS encoding sensor histidine kinase; translation: MTPPPTSTPRRRRRPGRPGIGLRLLAAQAIVLAAGAATTAVVAAVVGPPLFREHLHRAGVPMDSLEEVHAEEAYGYATVISIGGALAVSALAALAVSFYVSRRLQRSITEVAAAATDVAEGNYDIRVSPPRLGDDFDALATAFNQMASRLQAVDSTRQQLFGDLAHEIRTPVAVLEAYIEALEDGVRSLTPQTAAMLRDQTRRLVRFSDDVAALAKAEESAMSMSYASLDVNRLTRQCVAAAQERYDTKGVGLRVHLPQPLPPLWADEQRLSQVLGNLLENALRHTPPGGSVHLHCLRDGDQVKIAVADTGEGITAEHVTRVFERFYRADTARDREHGGAGIGLAIAKALIEAHGGSISVASAGPGAGATFTIALPITPIRSEHHPATAAQRVPD
- a CDS encoding DUF305 domain-containing protein, with translation MQHKRFGFGLAALAASALFVSGCSNATNESQSSASSTTSAAASASASPSAASSDAAHNDADVTFAQGMIPHHQQAIEMSDMLLGKQGVDPEVVSLANEIKNAQGPEIEQMQGWLRDWGVSSSTTAPSTAAMPGHDMPGHQMPSGDMGDMPGMGGGGMGMMSEADMAALQNAQGAEASRLFLTQMIEHHKGAIMMAQQEVDNGQFPAAVEMARNIVSSQQAEIDTMQGMLDK
- a CDS encoding response regulator transcription factor, producing MQHHHLGAPESAKGYRALVVDDELPLAEVVASYLEREQFEAVVAGNGVDAIAVARDLDPDVVILDLGLPGIDGLEVCRQLRTFSDAYVVMLTARDTELDTVLGLTVGADDYITKPFSPRELVARIRAMLRRPRILQTAAAPAERQTAPPRRFGALSINVAAREVHIDDELILLTRTEFDILEALSARPGIVLSRRQLLEIIRDEPWVGNEHLVDVHIGHLRRKLGDDAARPRYIATVRGVGYRMGTGQ
- the ripA gene encoding NlpC/P60 family peptidoglycan endopeptidase RipA, producing the protein MRRSMRRLTSFLSLCALMPALVLSAPGTAVAGHDGSPDRDDVPSLVAAFAEANQRMADVGSDIQIKQEGVNRALVEAAAARDTLAQARRDVVASDQALTDSQHAIEAAQQRFDRFAASTYTNGPSGALPLAQSPEEILAGASTQQTLTISFQRVRDDLLRRQTDQANKLSAATAARARAESAAADAQRRQDDAVAALRDAQQTFTAQQREVERLATERDSAQARLEAARPVAATAAAPSAAQPGTGPASGAPWDRGTTSPGGATKGGLWDTTLPMVPSANLAGDPVAIINAVLKIMATSAQLTADMGRKFLTKLGILSPVTAAADPGITNGRIPRLYGRQASEFVIRRAMSQLGVPYSWGGGNANGPSRGIDQGANTVGFDCSGLMLYAFAGVGIKLDHYSGSQYNAGRKIPSSQMRRGDLIFYGPNASQHEAMYLGDGMMIEAPYTGSVVKISPVRTSGMTPYVTRLIEY